Genomic DNA from Paenibacillus donghaensis:
ATGACAACGGTCAAATTTGCAGAAGGTCAGAATGAAATTTATAATGAAGCGGGCTTGCAGATCATTGGAAGTACTGCGCCGAACCAAAGTGGTTTGTCTCCGAGAGAATTGCTAGAGGCAGCTTTAGGCTTATGTGTGTCCATTTCGCTTCAAAAGATACTGGATTACGATAAGAAAGAATATGATAAATCCTCGATAGGTGTTGAAGTTACAGCTGTGAAGGCTGCGGATGGAACGAACAGATTCACCAACTTCGCTGTGCGCGTTAAGCTGCCTTCAACATTAGATTCAACCTATAAAGAGAAACTAATGAGTGTGGTAGAGCGTGCATGTACAATCGGGAATACCCTCAAGGGAGAGGTTATCATCGAAACGATTGAAATATAATTAGAGTTGGCTAAGCCGGCTTTATGTCTGGCAGAGGGCACCCTTGTGGGTGCTTTTTTTTGCATTTTGGCGGCATTTGCGTGGCCTATTGCAACAAACCTGCAGGATTATGCAACATAACGAGATATAGTAGTTCAGACGCGAATTTCCATATAATATGAGTGGTGAAAGGAGGCAGCAACATTGAAAATCACATTTGAGGCCGATGCGGCCATGGATCGAAGGATCGCCAAAGTCATCACCCATCCTGCGGAACAAGAGCACTGGAGGCATATGGAAGAAGCCATCCAGCAGGCGGAACAGAAGCTGGTAGTACTCAACGCGAAGAATAACCGCAATGTGCAAATTTCATTAAGCTCCATTGCGGTAATTGAATCGGAAGACCGGATGTGCAGCGTACGGGTGATTAGTGGAGAAATGTATCTGCTTAACCAACGGCTGAAGTCTGCTGAAGCAGAGCTTGACCCTTCATTTTTTCTGAGAATCAACAATCAGACGCTTATTAACAAGAGCTATATCAAGGAGTTCTCTTCCACGGACAATGCCAGACTGCAAGTGGTGTTAACCAATGAATTAAGTTATTATGTCAGCCGCTTTTACATCAAAAACTTTAGGGGGAATCTGATATGATTCAGCAATTAAAACACTCTTTTTTTCAAGTCTTCACGTTGACGTCTTTATGGGTAACTCTGCTTCTGACAGTGTTCTACAAGAATCAGGATATTAGCATGTTCTATCTGTGGCATGTTGCAGGGATTGCTGCGATTTCGGCCGGATTGTACGGGGTGATGTATAACGCACTGTGGAATCATTTCACGCTGAGGCCTCTGCTGAATATTGCGATTTCCTCCGTGTTCACGATCCTGGGCGGGCTTGGCGTGGTGTGGTTATTCTCTGCCGAAATGGTTGAGTTCATCCTGCCTTGGTGGCCGGGAATGCTGGTATTGGCGGTTGCCCTACATACCCTCGCTTTCTATGTCTATGCTGGGAGGGACAGCAAGCGGAAGGCCGAAGAGTTGAATAGGATTCTGAAATAGATTATGAAAACCTCCCTTTAAATAAGCAAGAGCTTTTGTTTTTTAGCAGCTGCGCCTGTATATTACTATTATACCTTTGATTCTTGACATGAGATTCTTTATAGTTAACATGCATGGTTCGTGAAATACTAGAAATTTCGGGAGGGACAAGCCCTTCTATAAGAACCAGCAACAGGTATGGAAATGACAATCAGGAGGAAATCACTTGAATACACAAAGTTTTGGAATACCATTAGCAGGGTTTGCAGAGTTTAGCCGGACAGTGGCTGCAGAAGGTGCAGTGCTGTTGAAGAATGATCATCAGGTGCTGCCGATTGGAAACGGCGAGAATGTGGCGGTTTTTGGCAGAACACAAGTCAACTATTACCGCAGTGGTACAGGTTCGGGCGGAAGCGTCCATGTTTCTTATACAACTAACCTGCTCGATGGTCTGCGCAGCAAGAAGAACCTCCAAGTCAACGAGCAACTGGCCGCTGTCTATGAGCAGTGGATTGCCCAGAATCCCTTTGACAATGGTGGAG
This window encodes:
- a CDS encoding OsmC family protein gives rise to the protein MTTVKFAEGQNEIYNEAGLQIIGSTAPNQSGLSPRELLEAALGLCVSISLQKILDYDKKEYDKSSIGVEVTAVKAADGTNRFTNFAVRVKLPSTLDSTYKEKLMSVVERACTIGNTLKGEVIIETIEI
- a CDS encoding LytTR family DNA-binding domain-containing protein, which codes for MKITFEADAAMDRRIAKVITHPAEQEHWRHMEEAIQQAEQKLVVLNAKNNRNVQISLSSIAVIESEDRMCSVRVISGEMYLLNQRLKSAEAELDPSFFLRINNQTLINKSYIKEFSSTDNARLQVVLTNELSYYVSRFYIKNFRGNLI